The DNA window ATGTATATGATTTCATTGAATTAGGATTTAAATGCAGTCAATTCTCAATTTGATAGTCGGCCAATTACTTTATAATGAAGAAATCAACTCTTAAAGCTAGCATATCCTACTTTAATAACTATGTACTTACACACTGTAAGTTTGTTTATAACTAGTatatcatataaaaatgtataattagaACAACATACATAGTTATTTAGAACATTCATACAGGATTTTGGACCCATTAGCACGAAGTCGGTGAATAAATagtaacttttatttcaataaattagtCGTCGCTCAGTGCAAATGGGGCCGAGCACTTAATAGacttttgttcaattttaacCAGTGCTAGAAAACCGCAGTAACAATTTGTATGTGTTTTCTgcgaacattattttttaattagctaCATCTTAGAATCGAGTCATAATTAACTATCATTAGGCTTTGTATACCAAACTTTAGTGCCATCCATCACAGACACAtcaataatagtatttatttatattcactATGAGTCATCATTGTAGGCCTTTTAACTTCTTAGTAATCACACAAGATTCCTTGTAATCGGGGGCCATTGTACATAAACCGCCCGATCAGTCACACTATAATGAAAACCATAGCTATGAACAGACCTATAAAACATGGTCTTAAAATTGagatatatagatatttatacattttatcttTTCTGTGCAGACGGTTTATTTCGGCACGCGTGTACTTTAGAATTAACATCTTGACGTTCGAATGATTTGAAAGTAGCACCAACCGTTAGCAGGCATGTTGCTAGGTATGTTGCAATAAGTCTTAAGAAGTTAATCGGCCTGGATTTTGACTAGTTTTAATTGTGTTCCATGTAagtctataattttaattgcctAGCGTTCTGTTGCGGGTCTGTCTTTTCAATTTACTGCCTCTGCTAAGACCTAAATATCAAGTTTTAATGTGACTGGAAAATGATTTTCTCTATAACATTCAAGAGCATGATCCTTAAAACACATTCTTCTaacgtaaaattaaatacatcatctacatgttaatgaaaactaatttgcaaacatttcaataaacacGAGACGTATTAAAAAgatatgtaacattttaaacaacaaacaaaattatttatttacttcaaactGAATTAATAACATTGCAATAGATTCGTCATTCCCATTCAAAACTGTTCTAAGCAGATATGTTTCTCGTGATAGTTTGGCAACATTGGCATCTCACAAAGCACAGAAACATTCGAAATAATAACATCAACTAAttcattatattcataaaacgaaaaaaaaataacaacattcaTTGTGGACATTcacatgaattaaaataattggacaaaataaacattgattcaCATGGACGTAAATAACATTCTAGCTGCTGTAAGATTTACCATTGGTTTAATTAGTACTACTTGTAATGGTATCAACTTGAATTTGCACCAACATAAGACATTCTTGTAAAAACATTGTTGGTTGGATATAATTCTATGCCAGTGAATCTCAACCTTTTCTGGACCTTCCTACTTAAATATTACACAGGCTAGACTATTATCAAGTCTCAAGCTTTCCTAATCCCTGTCTGGTTAGCCTTGTTCATTATAACTTTAGTTTGGACCCCGTGAGTTATCAACCCAGCCAAAGGTTGAGTATTActgttcaacacaaaataacataatcatTGGGTATACCAACAGTATTAATTCCAACATGTACTTAGCTAAATTGTTCAGTGGTATGTCTAATGACTGCTCACTTCACAAACACAGCTGTCAGCACCTTGGTATGGTCAGTGGTTCAACACTTCACTATAATCTTTGACTAAGACTTCTGGACTTTTGGCCTGTGTGTTAAGACTATGCAGTTGTCGGCTAACTGGTTGCGCATCGAGCTGTTCTCTTTGCGGACCTCGGCCAGTTCTTGATTGAGCCTTAAAATTTCTATAACCAGTTTCTCGTTTTCAACTTCCAATTTTTCTAATCTGAAAGGAGAATAGTAAATGATTAAGTATGAAACTTAGTGTTTGAAAAGAATAGGAGTGGGGAAGATCCAAACTCTGATTAAGTGTATGGAGATATGAGAACTGTAGCAAAATGAGACAGTTAaggtcaaatatttattttaataaagtatttatcgggatagcccgattTGTTTTAGACCGAACTTGGCTAAGCTAACGGCGCGGCGCAGCTACGAGTCGAACTGACGAACTAGCGTCTCCTAACGAAACTAGTCGTTCTATCCTGAGATATAAGCGTGAGGAAagcgttattaaataaataattatgaatctatCTCACAAAAGCTATAAATTATAAGTCAAGGTCTATACAAAACATTCTGATGTTAAGCAATCATAAAATGTACAGGTATACACACCTCTTCTGTTTTTCCGTAAGGTCAGTTATATGGTCACAGGCTTTGGCTAAGATCCCGCCTTTGCTTGCCGAGTCAGGTAGTCCAGAATTAGGCACTAGATTGGCTAGCTTAGAGATCCAATTGTTGATTTTATCTCGACGACGTCTCTCCACTTCGTTGTGTGTGGCACGCCGTTTGTCATCACGCTGTAAATAGTGTGTTAACTTATTTTAGTCAAatctctttattattattagtacaTATATCTACTGTTCTACAGATGGGCAGACTTTCAACTTCTTGCTGTGATCCTAGTTACTCAAAACTTTTAATCAACATTTgtgcaataaaactaaaaattaatattttcgagTTTCATTCATGAATGCGCCAGCTTGCTTTAACGCcatatattaagtttttatcaaactaatattataaatgcgtaagtatgtgtgtgtgtttgttacctcttcacacTTCCTCTTCGACTTTTGGTATGAACGGATGAGTACAAAAGCTAATTTAATTCAACTGAGTTAAAGGAAGGTAATGTAACCGATATACCGGCGGGCGAAGTCGCGAGTAACAACTAGTTAATGTACAAAAACCAACCTTTTTAGCCGTGACGGCTTTAACTTGCAAAGGATCCCTGCGGGCATTTTTCTTTGGTGAAGAAGTTCCAAAAACTTCCACGGGATTGCTTATCACATAGTATTCAGTACCTGTAACAAGATtaattgagtaaataaatttCCTCTTCAACAGCTAAAAAACTTCATATGCTCTGTCACTTTTTATATGTTTGAGAAGTAAACTAAATTACTACTATTTGAATTGATGAAAAAAATCTCTTGGTTTTTAACAGAATAATGTTAAAACATATGCAATATAGGAATCTTGTTCATAAGTTTTATGCGAGTATCAGTATTGGGTATATCAGTTCATAATTCTAT is part of the Trichoplusia ni isolate ovarian cell line Hi5 chromosome 7, tn1, whole genome shotgun sequence genome and encodes:
- the LOC113495652 gene encoding upstream stimulatory factor 2 isoform X1, with the protein product MAKVKIDVDDVHENSLDISGDGEYMGMVDEGSFGSNEDRSQLVSQSYLDTNENSSYNFKDIPSSVTYKLIPMTGEQSGNTITNSPPHGTEYYVISNPVEVFGTSSPKKNARRDPLQVKAVTAKKRDDKRRATHNEVERRRRDKINNWISKLANLVPNSGLPDSASKGGILAKACDHITDLTEKQKRLEKLEVENEKLVIEILRLNQELAEVRKENSSMRNQLADNCIVLTHRPKVQKS
- the LOC113495652 gene encoding upstream stimulatory factor 2 isoform X2, translated to MAKVKIDVDDVHENSLDISGDGEYMGMVDEGSFGSNEDRSQLVSQSYLDTNENSSYNFKDIRTEYYVISNPVEVFGTSSPKKNARRDPLQVKAVTAKKRDDKRRATHNEVERRRRDKINNWISKLANLVPNSGLPDSASKGGILAKACDHITDLTEKQKRLEKLEVENEKLVIEILRLNQELAEVRKENSSMRNQLADNCIVLTHRPKVQKS